In Taeniopygia guttata chromosome 2, bTaeGut7.mat, whole genome shotgun sequence, one genomic interval encodes:
- the NUB1 gene encoding NEDD8 ultimate buster 1 isoform X1: MAQKKYLIAKLTKCLRDDKIQLWKPPYTNEKKEAGEEMKFFLSFSQELVQKYSSKLNINKNDAENILEEIRCKAIERGTGNENFKVTGIARLDIYLPRRKSRKIPLETSLFITGKELRSQIAQEYALQENAVKIIINKKQLDLGKTLEDQGVTHNAKVMVLQLEQSDEETKRKVQEEELQCKKEKEINDKMQRTKKGLEILAEREEYLDADSVPYLDIANQTGRSIPIPPQAKKALVLAMAYHEKGRALMKKKEYEIALPYLLDADKHFCECSTELLNTVDNYAVLQLDIVWCYFRLEQLDCLDDAEKKLSTAQRCFQRCYGENHERLIDIKGNYGREKVLFLRLYLLQGIGHYHSGREKEAAEYIQKASSLYGELSIDPDKVDRLSLLGFSEQEARLALRACHGNVEHAANLITNRREEKAQIRREERAKRRRRLEDINTLKSMGYPERAAQIALQKTQGNLDKAFKFILDNPELLLEDDDDDSVAMDQFQVSQESIEQLTYMGFSRDSAEQALKVFKGNIHVASQTLAHYGGVLPPSLLLSSEGSSPSEESTSSKDLLTESAGSSSSPTDEDMETDAVNEILEDIPEHEEDYLDLTLEEEEQIIHEYLSYIQVLQH, encoded by the exons atggcACAAAAGAAGTATTTGATAGCAAAACTGACAAAGTGCTTAAGAGACGACAAAATTCAGCTATGGAAACCACCatatacaaatgaaaaaaaagaagctggtGAAGAGATGaag tttttcttgTCATTTTCTCAGGAGCTTGTGCAAAAATATTCATCCAAGCTGAATATCAATAAGAATGATGCAGAGAATATTCTTGAGGAAATACGGTGTAAAGCAATTGAGCGTGGGACGGGAAATGAGAATTTTAAAGTGACTGGGATTGCAAGACTTGATATTTATCTGCCTCGTAGAAAA agcaggaaaatcccactGGAGACCAGTCTGTTCATCACAGGCAAAGAGCTCAGATCCCA GATAGCACAGGAATATGCATTACAAGAGAATGCTGTCAAAATAATCATAAATAAGAAGCAGCTTGATCTGG GTAAAACCCTTGAAGACCAGGGTGTCACACACAATGCAAAAGTGATGGTGCTTCAGCTGGAACAGAGTGATGAGGAAACCAAAAGAAAAGTTCAGGAAGAAGAGCTTCagtgtaagaaagaaaaagaaataaatgacaAGATGCAGAGAACTAAGAAGGGTTTGGAAATTCTGGCAGAGAGAG AGGAGTACTTGGATGCAGACTCTGTCCCATACTTAGATATTGCTAATCAAACTGGAAGGTCAATTCCGATTCCTCCTCAAGCTAAAAAG GCACTTGTGCTGGCTATGGCTTACCATGAGAAAGGCAGAGCAttaatgaagaagaaagaatatGAAATAGCACTGCCATATTTGTTGGATGCTGATAAACACTTCTG tgAGTGTAGCACGGAGCTGCTGAACACGGTTGATAATtatgcagtgctgcagctggatATAGTGTGGTGCTACTTCCGTCTGGAGCAGCTGGACTGCCTGGATGATGCAGAGAAAAAGCTGTCCACAGCACAGAGATGCTTCCAGAGGTGCTATGGGGAGAACCACGAAAGGCTTATTGACATCAAA GGAAACTATGGTCGGGAGAAGGTTTTATTTCTACGGCTTTACCTCCTCCAAGGGATTGGGCACTACCACAGTGgcagagaaaaggaggctgcagAGTACATTCAGAAG GCATCCTCTTTGTACGGAGAGCTGTCCATAGATCCTGACAAAGTGGATCGCCTGTCACTTCTGGGATTCTCGGAGCAGGAAGCTCGCCTTGCCCTGCGAGCGTGCCACGGGAATGTGGAGCATGCTGCCAATCTAATCACCAACAGGAGAGAG GAAAAGGCACAGATcaggagggaggagagagcTAAAAGGCGGCGGCGACTGGAGGACATCAATACCCTGAAAAGTATGGGCTACCCAGAGAGAGCTGCTCAGATAGCTCTTCAGAAGACACAAGGAAACCTGGACAAAGCCTTTAAG TTTATTCTTGACAATCCTGAGTTACTCTtggaagatgatgatgatgattctGTGGCCATGGACCAGTTTCAGGTTTCCCAAGAAAGTATTGAGCAA ctgacGTACATGGGTTTCAGCCGTGACTCAGCAGAGCAAGCTTTAAAGGTCTTCAAAGGGAACATCCACGTGGCTTCCCAAACCCTTGCTCATTATGGGGGAGTTCTTCCcccttcactgctgctgtcctcAGAAGGATCCAGTCCATCAGAGGAATCCACTTCTTCCAAGGACCTGCTCACGGAATCTGCAG GTTCCTCTAGTTCACCAACAGATGAAGACATGGAGACTGATGCAGTCAATGAAATCCTAGAGGATATTCCTGAGCATGAAGAGGATTATCTGGATTTAACACTCGAGGAGGAAGAGCAGATAATTCATGAATACTTATCCTATATACAAGTACTGCAGCACTAA
- the NUB1 gene encoding NEDD8 ultimate buster 1 isoform X2 — protein sequence MAQKKYLIAKLTKCLRDDKIQLWKPPYTNEKKEAGEEMKELVQKYSSKLNINKNDAENILEEIRCKAIERGTGNENFKVTGIARLDIYLPRRKSRKIPLETSLFITGKELRSQIAQEYALQENAVKIIINKKQLDLGKTLEDQGVTHNAKVMVLQLEQSDEETKRKVQEEELQCKKEKEINDKMQRTKKGLEILAEREEYLDADSVPYLDIANQTGRSIPIPPQAKKALVLAMAYHEKGRALMKKKEYEIALPYLLDADKHFCECSTELLNTVDNYAVLQLDIVWCYFRLEQLDCLDDAEKKLSTAQRCFQRCYGENHERLIDIKGNYGREKVLFLRLYLLQGIGHYHSGREKEAAEYIQKASSLYGELSIDPDKVDRLSLLGFSEQEARLALRACHGNVEHAANLITNRREEKAQIRREERAKRRRRLEDINTLKSMGYPERAAQIALQKTQGNLDKAFKFILDNPELLLEDDDDDSVAMDQFQVSQESIEQLTYMGFSRDSAEQALKVFKGNIHVASQTLAHYGGVLPPSLLLSSEGSSPSEESTSSKDLLTESAGSSSSPTDEDMETDAVNEILEDIPEHEEDYLDLTLEEEEQIIHEYLSYIQVLQH from the exons atggcACAAAAGAAGTATTTGATAGCAAAACTGACAAAGTGCTTAAGAGACGACAAAATTCAGCTATGGAAACCACCatatacaaatgaaaaaaaagaagctggtGAAGAGATGaag GAGCTTGTGCAAAAATATTCATCCAAGCTGAATATCAATAAGAATGATGCAGAGAATATTCTTGAGGAAATACGGTGTAAAGCAATTGAGCGTGGGACGGGAAATGAGAATTTTAAAGTGACTGGGATTGCAAGACTTGATATTTATCTGCCTCGTAGAAAA agcaggaaaatcccactGGAGACCAGTCTGTTCATCACAGGCAAAGAGCTCAGATCCCA GATAGCACAGGAATATGCATTACAAGAGAATGCTGTCAAAATAATCATAAATAAGAAGCAGCTTGATCTGG GTAAAACCCTTGAAGACCAGGGTGTCACACACAATGCAAAAGTGATGGTGCTTCAGCTGGAACAGAGTGATGAGGAAACCAAAAGAAAAGTTCAGGAAGAAGAGCTTCagtgtaagaaagaaaaagaaataaatgacaAGATGCAGAGAACTAAGAAGGGTTTGGAAATTCTGGCAGAGAGAG AGGAGTACTTGGATGCAGACTCTGTCCCATACTTAGATATTGCTAATCAAACTGGAAGGTCAATTCCGATTCCTCCTCAAGCTAAAAAG GCACTTGTGCTGGCTATGGCTTACCATGAGAAAGGCAGAGCAttaatgaagaagaaagaatatGAAATAGCACTGCCATATTTGTTGGATGCTGATAAACACTTCTG tgAGTGTAGCACGGAGCTGCTGAACACGGTTGATAATtatgcagtgctgcagctggatATAGTGTGGTGCTACTTCCGTCTGGAGCAGCTGGACTGCCTGGATGATGCAGAGAAAAAGCTGTCCACAGCACAGAGATGCTTCCAGAGGTGCTATGGGGAGAACCACGAAAGGCTTATTGACATCAAA GGAAACTATGGTCGGGAGAAGGTTTTATTTCTACGGCTTTACCTCCTCCAAGGGATTGGGCACTACCACAGTGgcagagaaaaggaggctgcagAGTACATTCAGAAG GCATCCTCTTTGTACGGAGAGCTGTCCATAGATCCTGACAAAGTGGATCGCCTGTCACTTCTGGGATTCTCGGAGCAGGAAGCTCGCCTTGCCCTGCGAGCGTGCCACGGGAATGTGGAGCATGCTGCCAATCTAATCACCAACAGGAGAGAG GAAAAGGCACAGATcaggagggaggagagagcTAAAAGGCGGCGGCGACTGGAGGACATCAATACCCTGAAAAGTATGGGCTACCCAGAGAGAGCTGCTCAGATAGCTCTTCAGAAGACACAAGGAAACCTGGACAAAGCCTTTAAG TTTATTCTTGACAATCCTGAGTTACTCTtggaagatgatgatgatgattctGTGGCCATGGACCAGTTTCAGGTTTCCCAAGAAAGTATTGAGCAA ctgacGTACATGGGTTTCAGCCGTGACTCAGCAGAGCAAGCTTTAAAGGTCTTCAAAGGGAACATCCACGTGGCTTCCCAAACCCTTGCTCATTATGGGGGAGTTCTTCCcccttcactgctgctgtcctcAGAAGGATCCAGTCCATCAGAGGAATCCACTTCTTCCAAGGACCTGCTCACGGAATCTGCAG GTTCCTCTAGTTCACCAACAGATGAAGACATGGAGACTGATGCAGTCAATGAAATCCTAGAGGATATTCCTGAGCATGAAGAGGATTATCTGGATTTAACACTCGAGGAGGAAGAGCAGATAATTCATGAATACTTATCCTATATACAAGTACTGCAGCACTAA